A DNA window from Bdellovibrio sp. BCCA contains the following coding sequences:
- a CDS encoding ABC transporter permease subunit produces the protein MIVYLIRRLLLMIPTFFGITVLTFVLINLAPGSPIEQKLQAIRFGSAGGGGGGGGGGINTRGDTSVNEEVIEALKKQYGFDKPLHERYIIWVKNLARLDFGESFTYQEPVIDVIKSKLPVSLSFGIASLILTYIVCIPLGVRKAIKAGASFDRVTTILLNLTYSIPPLVLGIFLIVVFAGKLNMFPIGGFQSDDYESLTTMGKILDRAHHFVLPLICYMIGGFTELSILMRNSMLDVVKSDFVRTARAKGLSEKVVIFKHALRNALIPIATGLGGFFGAFLAGSLIIEQMFNLDGIGLLGYQSVLSRDYNVIMGITFISSLLLMLGRVFSDIIYVLIDPRIDFK, from the coding sequence TTGATCGTTTACCTGATTCGCCGATTGCTTTTGATGATCCCGACGTTCTTCGGGATCACCGTTTTGACCTTTGTGCTGATTAACTTGGCTCCGGGAAGTCCCATTGAGCAGAAGCTGCAAGCGATCCGTTTCGGATCTGCCGGTGGCGGAGGCGGCGGTGGTGGCGGTGGTATCAACACTCGTGGTGATACGTCGGTGAATGAGGAGGTTATCGAAGCCCTCAAAAAACAATATGGCTTTGATAAGCCGTTGCACGAACGCTACATCATTTGGGTAAAAAACCTAGCGCGTTTGGATTTCGGCGAAAGCTTCACTTATCAAGAGCCTGTTATCGACGTTATCAAAAGTAAACTTCCTGTTTCTTTGTCCTTCGGTATCGCTTCTTTGATTCTGACATATATTGTGTGTATTCCTTTAGGGGTGCGGAAGGCGATTAAAGCCGGAGCTTCCTTTGACCGTGTGACCACGATCCTGCTCAATCTCACTTACTCCATTCCTCCGCTGGTATTGGGTATCTTCTTGATCGTTGTGTTTGCGGGTAAATTAAATATGTTCCCTATTGGGGGCTTCCAGTCAGACGACTACGAGTCGTTGACGACGATGGGCAAGATTTTAGATCGCGCTCATCACTTTGTTCTTCCTTTGATTTGTTATATGATCGGTGGTTTCACCGAACTTTCTATCTTGATGCGAAACTCGATGCTCGACGTCGTGAAATCAGACTTTGTTCGTACGGCTCGCGCTAAGGGTTTGTCTGAAAAGGTTGTTATCTTTAAGCATGCTCTCCGTAATGCTTTGATTCCGATTGCAACAGGCTTGGGTGGTTTCTTCGGGGCTTTCCTTGCAGGTTCTTTGATCATCGAGCAGATGTTCAACTTGGACGGTATCGGCCTTCTTGGTTATCAATCAGTTCTTTCTCGTGACTACAACGTGATCATGGGAATTACGTTTATTTCTTCGTTGCTCTTGATGCTTGGCCGCGTATTTAGCGACATCATCTATGTTCTTATCGACCCAAGGATTGACTTCAAATGA
- the leuS gene encoding leucine--tRNA ligase — protein sequence MSLNFTEIEAKWQQKWEEKKAFHAETNSSKPKYYALDMFPYPSGSGLHIGHMASYTPGDIVSRYKRAKGFNVLHPMGYDAFGLPAEQYAIQTGIHPAITTQKAIESFRKTLKSFGFSFDWSREISTCEPSYYKWTQFIFLKLYEQGLAYQKEVPVNWCPALKTVLANDEVIDGKSERGGHPVIRVPMKQWMLKITDYAERLLNDLDKVDWPERTKEAQRNWIGKSEGARVTFKLDSHPETFGVFTTRPDTLFGVTFMVMAPEHELVKKITTKEQHRNVEEYVTATSRKSEVERKATTEKTGVFTGAHAIHPITGDKIPIWIADYVLMDYGTGAIMAVPGHDARDHEFATKFHLPIKRVLEGGDTLPFEGEGTLVNSDFLNGLSKSDAIKKMLSHLESHKLGVREVQYKLRDWLFSRQRYWGEPFPIVHYADGSRGVPVNELPVILPEVADYEPSDSGEAPLARNAEWVQYKNGGRRETDTMPGAAGSSWYFLRYIDPQNDKAPFSPDAEKYWMPVDLYVGGPEHTVGHLLYSRFWMKVLFDCGLVTHDEPFQKLLHQGMILGPDGEKMSKSRGNVISPEDIAKTHGADAMRTFISFMGPVDKDKPWAPTGIDGVKRFLDRISRLVVNDDGQTIATKDAAPAEVQKLVHKTIKKVTEDIETMSFNTAISAMMILVNELYKAECRSEMALKPLVQILAPFAPHLAEELWEKMGGEGLCSLAPWPKYDSTLVADDTVTIGVQVNGKMRGTIEISPTASEDEALAAAKAVSAVSSVLAGKNPDKVIYKAGRILNLIVK from the coding sequence ATGAGTTTGAACTTCACCGAGATTGAAGCGAAATGGCAGCAGAAGTGGGAAGAGAAAAAGGCGTTTCATGCTGAGACGAATAGTTCTAAGCCGAAGTATTATGCTCTCGACATGTTTCCGTATCCTTCTGGTTCGGGACTTCATATTGGGCATATGGCTTCTTACACTCCCGGCGATATTGTTTCTCGCTACAAGCGTGCGAAGGGGTTCAATGTTCTTCATCCGATGGGATATGATGCTTTTGGTTTGCCTGCAGAGCAGTATGCGATTCAAACAGGCATTCATCCTGCGATCACGACTCAAAAAGCTATTGAGAGTTTCCGTAAAACTTTAAAATCTTTTGGTTTTAGTTTCGACTGGAGTCGTGAGATCTCTACTTGTGAACCTAGCTACTACAAGTGGACTCAATTTATTTTCTTAAAACTTTATGAACAGGGCCTTGCTTATCAAAAAGAAGTTCCTGTGAACTGGTGCCCAGCTTTGAAAACGGTTTTGGCGAACGATGAAGTCATCGACGGAAAATCAGAGCGTGGTGGTCATCCCGTTATTCGTGTTCCGATGAAACAGTGGATGCTTAAGATCACAGACTATGCTGAGCGCTTGTTGAATGATCTTGATAAAGTCGACTGGCCAGAAAGAACAAAAGAAGCGCAACGCAACTGGATTGGAAAAAGCGAAGGCGCACGTGTGACATTCAAGTTGGATAGTCACCCTGAAACTTTTGGGGTCTTCACTACTCGTCCTGATACATTGTTTGGTGTCACTTTCATGGTGATGGCTCCTGAGCATGAGCTTGTGAAAAAAATCACAACGAAAGAACAGCACCGCAATGTCGAAGAGTACGTAACAGCGACTTCTCGTAAATCAGAAGTGGAACGTAAAGCGACGACTGAAAAAACAGGTGTTTTCACAGGCGCGCACGCCATTCATCCAATCACGGGCGATAAAATTCCTATTTGGATTGCGGACTATGTTTTGATGGATTATGGAACTGGTGCGATCATGGCGGTTCCTGGTCACGATGCTCGTGATCATGAATTTGCAACGAAATTCCATCTTCCGATCAAACGTGTTTTGGAAGGTGGCGACACTCTTCCGTTTGAAGGAGAAGGCACTTTAGTTAATTCTGATTTCTTAAACGGTCTTTCTAAGTCTGATGCGATCAAAAAAATGCTTTCTCATTTGGAAAGCCACAAGTTGGGCGTGCGCGAAGTTCAGTACAAGTTGCGTGACTGGTTGTTCAGCCGTCAACGTTACTGGGGCGAACCGTTCCCGATTGTTCACTACGCTGATGGCTCGCGCGGAGTCCCTGTGAATGAGCTTCCGGTGATTTTACCTGAAGTCGCAGACTATGAACCTTCTGACTCTGGAGAAGCTCCTTTGGCTCGCAATGCCGAATGGGTTCAGTACAAAAACGGCGGTCGTCGCGAGACAGACACGATGCCGGGTGCGGCGGGCTCTTCCTGGTACTTCTTGCGTTACATTGACCCTCAAAACGACAAAGCTCCGTTCAGTCCTGACGCTGAAAAATACTGGATGCCTGTGGATCTTTACGTTGGTGGACCGGAGCACACCGTAGGGCATTTACTTTACTCTCGCTTCTGGATGAAGGTTCTTTTTGACTGCGGCCTTGTGACTCACGATGAGCCTTTCCAAAAGTTGCTTCACCAAGGAATGATCTTGGGACCAGATGGTGAAAAAATGTCGAAATCTCGTGGAAACGTGATTTCTCCGGAAGACATTGCGAAAACTCATGGTGCCGATGCGATGAGAACCTTTATCAGCTTCATGGGTCCGGTGGACAAGGACAAACCTTGGGCTCCGACGGGCATTGATGGCGTGAAGCGTTTCTTGGACCGCATTTCTCGCCTTGTGGTGAACGACGACGGTCAAACGATCGCAACGAAAGACGCGGCTCCGGCAGAGGTTCAGAAATTAGTTCATAAAACGATTAAAAAAGTCACAGAAGACATCGAGACGATGAGCTTTAACACAGCGATCAGCGCGATGATGATCCTTGTAAACGAGCTTTACAAGGCAGAATGCCGCTCGGAAATGGCCTTAAAACCACTCGTTCAGATTTTGGCTCCTTTTGCTCCGCACTTGGCGGAAGAATTGTGGGAAAAAATGGGCGGAGAGGGACTTTGCTCTTTGGCTCCATGGCCAAAATATGATAGTACCCTCGTCGCTGATGACACTGTAACTATCGGCGTGCAAGTGAATGGAAAAATGCGCGGCACGATCGAGATTAGCCCGACAGCTTCCGAAGACGAAGCGTTGGCGGCGGCGAAAGCCGTTTCTGCAGTTTCCTCAGTTTTGGCTGGAAAAAATCCCGACAAGGTGATTTATAAGGCTGGCAGAATTTTGAATTTGATCGTTAAATAA
- the speA gene encoding biosynthetic arginine decarboxylase, whose product MSNWSPEKSAELYGINNWGNGYFRINGAGNVSVTPMGANGPSVDLFDLTQDLLDRGIRVPIMIRFPDIIKARVELLNNCFQKAFADHGYKGGYRGVYPIKVNQQRHLVQELVKYGKGFHMGLEAGSKPELLVVLALMNTENALIICNGFKDAEYIETAILSQKLGRNTIIVVDRKEELKMIVDVAKKFNARPKIGFRAKLNTQGAGKWVDSSGARSKFGLTATEIVEGVEFLKKEGMLDCLELLHYHIGSQVPQIQSIKSSLKEGARFYTELHKMGAGLKYIDVGGGLGVDYDGSGHSDSSINYSEQEYANDIVSVLQTLCDEKGIPHPNIVTESGRFLVAHHSVLIFNVMGINDLHRHEPPRPAAKTDPSIMQDMQYIFEKVNKDNINECFNDLEQAKQETLQLFTYGVLSLEQRAWCESMYFAIATKMVKLAKTVPDTEDIITALSKELCDTYFSNFSVFQSVPDSWAVGQLFPVVPIHRLGEEPGREATLADLTCDSDGVIEKFIDTESGEPKETIRLHKFTDGQQYYLGVFLTGAYQEILGDLHNLFGDTDAVHISLNGVGYTIDHYVPGDTVTEVLSYVQYGRSEMVDSVRQATEESIQKGSITKQEAKLLIKHYEEGLSGYTYLEEAE is encoded by the coding sequence ATGTCTAATTGGAGTCCTGAGAAAAGCGCTGAGCTTTATGGGATCAACAACTGGGGCAACGGTTATTTCAGAATCAACGGAGCAGGTAATGTTTCCGTTACTCCAATGGGAGCAAACGGTCCGTCAGTGGACTTGTTTGATTTAACCCAAGATCTTTTGGACCGCGGTATTCGCGTTCCAATCATGATTCGCTTTCCTGACATCATCAAAGCTCGTGTTGAGCTTTTGAATAACTGCTTTCAAAAAGCTTTCGCAGATCACGGCTACAAAGGTGGCTACCGTGGCGTTTACCCGATCAAGGTGAACCAACAGCGCCACCTTGTTCAAGAGCTTGTGAAATACGGCAAAGGCTTCCACATGGGCCTTGAAGCCGGTTCCAAACCAGAGCTTCTTGTGGTTCTTGCTTTGATGAACACGGAAAACGCGTTGATCATCTGCAACGGCTTTAAAGATGCTGAATACATCGAAACAGCGATCCTTTCTCAAAAATTGGGAAGAAACACGATCATCGTTGTCGACCGTAAAGAAGAATTGAAAATGATCGTCGACGTAGCGAAGAAATTCAACGCTCGTCCAAAAATCGGTTTCCGCGCAAAATTGAACACTCAAGGTGCAGGTAAATGGGTTGATTCTTCCGGCGCTCGCTCGAAGTTCGGCTTAACAGCAACAGAGATCGTTGAAGGCGTTGAGTTCTTGAAAAAAGAAGGCATGCTTGATTGCCTTGAACTTCTTCATTACCACATCGGCTCTCAAGTTCCACAAATTCAATCAATCAAGTCTTCTTTGAAAGAAGGCGCTCGTTTCTATACGGAACTTCACAAAATGGGTGCAGGCCTTAAGTACATCGACGTGGGCGGCGGCCTCGGTGTTGACTACGACGGCTCAGGCCACTCTGACAGCTCTATCAACTACTCTGAACAGGAGTACGCGAACGACATCGTGTCTGTTTTGCAAACTCTTTGTGATGAAAAAGGCATTCCTCATCCAAACATCGTGACAGAGTCTGGCCGCTTCTTGGTGGCGCATCACTCTGTTTTGATCTTTAACGTGATGGGTATCAACGACCTTCACCGTCATGAACCGCCTCGTCCTGCTGCGAAGACAGATCCTTCGATCATGCAAGACATGCAGTACATTTTTGAAAAAGTGAACAAAGACAATATCAACGAATGTTTCAATGACCTTGAACAAGCAAAACAAGAGACGTTGCAACTTTTCACGTACGGCGTTTTGAGTCTTGAACAACGTGCATGGTGTGAAAGCATGTACTTCGCTATCGCCACAAAAATGGTGAAACTAGCGAAAACTGTTCCAGACACAGAAGACATCATCACAGCGCTTTCTAAAGAGCTTTGCGATACTTATTTCTCAAACTTCTCTGTGTTCCAATCTGTTCCTGACTCTTGGGCCGTAGGACAACTTTTCCCAGTGGTTCCAATTCACCGCCTTGGTGAAGAACCAGGCCGTGAAGCGACGTTGGCAGATTTGACTTGCGACTCTGACGGTGTGATTGAAAAATTCATCGACACAGAATCTGGCGAACCAAAAGAAACAATTCGCTTGCACAAGTTCACAGACGGTCAACAGTACTATCTTGGCGTGTTCCTCACAGGCGCATACCAAGAGATCCTAGGCGACCTTCACAACTTGTTCGGCGATACAGACGCAGTTCACATTTCATTGAACGGCGTTGGATACACAATCGACCACTACGTTCCAGGCGACACCGTAACGGAAGTTCTTTCTTACGTTCAATACGGCCGCTCTGAAATGGTAGACAGCGTTCGTCAAGCCACAGAAGAATCAATCCAAAAAGGTTCGATCACAAAACAAGAAGCAAAGCTCCTAATCAAGCACTACGAGGAAGGCCTCTCCGGCTACACATACCTCGAAGAAGCCGAATAG
- a CDS encoding peptide-binding protein: MKGLLALLLSSALTAPALAAAPNANAPKGGNFVFNLGGEPPTVHPITATDVYSRNVQNYVCDGLATRDAETYEWKPRLAEKWDISKDNKVFTFHIRKDAVFHDGTPVTADDVKFSFDAIFEPKYEAAHLRPYFEGIAKVEVLDPKTVRFTAKDLYFNNFESAATLTVIPKKVYSDVEKSKKMNRQLICAGPYVLSKFDRGQLITLKKFDKWYGNNDAAFKGMYNFDTITLRFYKDENVELERAKKGELDYLDMRVEAFMKKTEGAPWGKTILKHKVENSAPKSYGFIGWNFRKELFQDRNVRVALAHLLNREEMNKKFRYGMSDLANGAIYLRSEYNPGNKAIEFNPKKAQELLAKAGWTDTDKNGVLEKTVNGKKTEFKFTLIYPSKDVEKYYTMYREDLKKAGIDMELKYLEWNSFLKLVDEGNFDAVTMAWGGGSVDPDPKQIWHSASAVVGGSNFIAYKNPEVDKLIDEARVEPNKAKRVAALKKVYAKIAEDAPYAFLFNDKYAFYANSSRMGMPAETFKYEIGRDYWWLKAQ; the protein is encoded by the coding sequence ATGAAGGGTCTCCTAGCTCTACTTCTGAGCTCAGCTTTGACAGCACCCGCTTTAGCAGCAGCACCAAATGCGAACGCTCCTAAAGGCGGAAATTTCGTCTTCAACCTTGGGGGAGAACCTCCAACAGTACATCCTATCACTGCGACAGACGTTTACTCCCGTAACGTGCAAAATTACGTATGTGACGGCTTGGCAACTCGCGATGCTGAGACTTACGAGTGGAAACCTCGTTTGGCAGAAAAATGGGATATCTCCAAAGATAACAAAGTATTCACATTCCACATCCGCAAAGACGCAGTTTTCCACGACGGCACGCCTGTAACGGCTGACGACGTGAAATTCTCTTTCGACGCGATCTTTGAACCAAAGTATGAAGCAGCTCACTTGCGTCCTTACTTTGAAGGTATCGCAAAAGTAGAAGTTCTGGATCCAAAGACGGTTCGTTTCACTGCGAAAGATCTTTATTTCAACAACTTCGAATCTGCGGCGACTTTGACTGTAATTCCAAAAAAAGTTTACAGCGATGTTGAGAAGTCTAAGAAAATGAACCGCCAACTTATCTGCGCGGGTCCTTACGTTCTTTCTAAATTTGACCGTGGCCAATTGATCACTCTTAAAAAGTTCGACAAATGGTACGGCAACAACGACGCGGCTTTCAAAGGCATGTACAACTTCGACACAATCACTCTTCGTTTCTACAAAGATGAAAACGTAGAGCTTGAGCGCGCGAAAAAAGGTGAGTTGGATTACCTTGATATGCGTGTTGAAGCGTTCATGAAGAAAACAGAAGGCGCTCCTTGGGGTAAAACGATCCTTAAGCACAAAGTTGAAAACAGCGCTCCTAAATCTTACGGTTTCATCGGTTGGAACTTCCGCAAAGAATTGTTCCAAGACAGAAACGTGCGTGTCGCTCTTGCACACCTTTTGAACCGTGAAGAGATGAACAAAAAGTTCCGTTACGGTATGTCTGATTTGGCAAACGGCGCGATCTACTTGCGCTCTGAATACAACCCAGGCAACAAAGCGATTGAGTTCAATCCGAAAAAAGCTCAAGAACTTTTGGCTAAAGCTGGTTGGACAGACACTGATAAAAACGGTGTTTTAGAAAAAACTGTTAACGGTAAGAAAACTGAATTCAAATTCACATTGATCTATCCGTCTAAAGACGTTGAAAAATACTACACTATGTATCGTGAAGACTTGAAAAAAGCCGGCATCGATATGGAGTTGAAATATCTTGAGTGGAACTCATTCTTGAAGCTTGTTGACGAAGGTAACTTCGACGCTGTGACAATGGCTTGGGGTGGCGGTTCTGTAGATCCAGATCCAAAACAAATCTGGCACTCTGCAAGTGCTGTAGTTGGTGGATCTAACTTCATCGCTTACAAAAACCCTGAAGTTGATAAATTGATCGACGAAGCTCGCGTTGAGCCGAATAAAGCAAAACGTGTTGCTGCACTTAAAAAGGTTTACGCGAAGATCGCTGAAGACGCTCCTTACGCGTTCCTTTTCAACGACAAGTATGCATTTTATGCAAATTCTTCTCGTATGGGCATGCCAGCCGAGACATTTAAGTACGAAATTGGTAGAGACTACTGGTGGTTGAAAGCTCAATAA
- a CDS encoding ABC transporter permease subunit produces MMDPIQKYLIKNELTLKRYKRFKRDRVAVISVWVLLTMFFFSFTAELWANNRPHIMSYHGKLYFPLFVDYHPTAFGREDIYVMDYRQLEMGEGDWAVWPVIQWDPYESNKSVDTYPSPPTKVNWIGTDESGRDVMTRLLYGFRYTMLFALGSWIVTYALGITLGALMGYKGGKVDLVGQRVVEVVESVPILFVLITIISIFTPSLPILILLVSFFGWTGISAYMRAQFLSLRKREYVEAAKAIGADHKRIIGKHILPNGLTPIVTFAPFFIAGGVNTLSFLDYLGLGLVPPTPSWGELMAQAQKWFTIAEWLVWGPMVAIVLTLTVLINIGLAVRDAFDAKM; encoded by the coding sequence ATGATGGATCCAATTCAAAAATATCTTATTAAGAATGAGCTTACGCTTAAAAGATATAAACGCTTTAAGCGCGACCGTGTGGCCGTCATCTCTGTTTGGGTTTTGTTGACGATGTTCTTCTTTAGCTTCACTGCGGAGCTATGGGCAAACAACCGTCCTCATATCATGAGCTATCACGGGAAATTGTATTTCCCACTTTTCGTAGACTACCATCCGACAGCCTTCGGCCGTGAAGATATCTACGTCATGGATTACCGTCAGCTTGAGATGGGTGAGGGTGACTGGGCTGTGTGGCCGGTTATCCAGTGGGACCCTTACGAGAGCAATAAATCCGTCGACACTTATCCGTCTCCTCCAACGAAAGTAAATTGGATCGGTACAGACGAAAGTGGCCGTGACGTGATGACTCGTCTTCTTTACGGTTTCCGCTACACAATGCTCTTCGCATTGGGAAGCTGGATTGTGACTTATGCTTTGGGTATCACCTTGGGTGCGTTGATGGGTTACAAGGGCGGGAAGGTCGACTTGGTTGGCCAACGTGTCGTTGAAGTCGTGGAGAGTGTGCCGATCTTGTTCGTGTTAATCACGATCATCTCGATCTTTACGCCAAGCTTACCGATTCTGATTCTTCTTGTGTCTTTCTTCGGATGGACAGGTATTTCTGCTTACATGCGTGCGCAGTTCCTTTCTTTAAGAAAGCGTGAGTACGTTGAAGCAGCAAAAGCCATCGGTGCTGATCACAAACGCATTATCGGAAAACACATTCTTCCAAATGGTCTGACTCCGATCGTGACATTTGCTCCGTTCTTTATCGCAGGCGGCGTGAATACACTTTCTTTCCTGGATTACTTGGGACTAGGACTTGTTCCACCAACACCAAGTTGGGGTGAACTCATGGCTCAAGCCCAAAAATGGTTCACAATCGCCGAGTGGCTAGTATGGGGACCAATGGTCGCTATCGTCCTAACACTAACAGTTTTGATCAACATCGGTCTCGCCGTCCGCGACGCCTTCGACGCAAAGATGTAG
- a CDS encoding GGDEF domain-containing response regulator: MKQPKSRRILVIDDDKDSLEILLEPLRWEGYDARGVTSDTEAHKLIESWIPHVVILDWMAPSMAGLKVLRAVRERLSHVSCVFVSENSSTEAIIEALDAGADDYIVKPFVPLELLARIRTQLRIRDLHEQLLFANEKLKELVDTDDLTGLYNMRSLYQRLDFEMERGRRFHRDVCVVMMDMDYFKTVNDGHDHLFGSYVLSEVGKIIRANTRNVDIPARYGGDEFLVVLTETNHEGATYFCERLRENIQKTTFKNGDDSIKLTASVGFAITIPGENISARELVRRADHALYEAKRGGRNQVAYYKPEVAPVVDLKSAQQKRRKAAG, encoded by the coding sequence ATGAAACAACCCAAGAGTCGCCGTATTCTAGTAATCGACGACGATAAAGACAGCTTAGAGATTCTTTTAGAACCTCTAAGATGGGAAGGCTATGATGCTCGTGGGGTCACTTCGGATACCGAAGCCCACAAGTTGATCGAGTCATGGATTCCTCATGTCGTTATTTTGGATTGGATGGCGCCGTCGATGGCTGGACTTAAAGTTCTCAGAGCCGTGCGTGAGCGTCTTTCTCACGTGTCTTGCGTCTTCGTGTCAGAAAACTCCAGCACCGAGGCGATTATTGAAGCCCTGGATGCCGGAGCTGACGACTACATCGTAAAACCTTTTGTTCCTCTTGAATTATTAGCACGCATCCGTACGCAATTGCGCATCCGCGATTTGCACGAACAACTTCTTTTTGCCAATGAAAAATTAAAAGAGCTCGTGGATACCGATGACCTCACAGGTCTTTATAACATGCGCTCATTGTATCAACGTCTGGACTTTGAGATGGAACGTGGACGTCGATTCCATCGTGACGTTTGCGTCGTGATGATGGACATGGACTATTTTAAAACCGTGAATGACGGGCATGATCATCTTTTTGGAAGTTACGTGCTTTCGGAAGTGGGAAAAATCATTCGTGCGAACACGCGCAACGTCGATATTCCAGCACGCTATGGTGGAGATGAATTCTTGGTGGTTTTGACGGAAACGAATCACGAAGGTGCAACGTACTTCTGTGAACGTCTGCGTGAAAACATCCAAAAAACGACTTTCAAAAATGGCGATGATTCGATCAAGCTGACAGCCTCTGTGGGATTCGCGATCACAATTCCGGGCGAGAATATCAGTGCCCGCGAACTTGTGCGCCGTGCGGACCATGCACTTTACGAAGCAAAACGCGGTGGCCGTAATCAGGTTGCGTACTATAAACCCGAAGTCGCTCCTGTTGTTGATTTGAAGTCAGCTCAGCAAAAACGCCGAAAAGCAGCAGGTTAA
- a CDS encoding transposase codes for MPRQKQIYTPEFPYHITARCHNKEWFDLPIEEVWTVMSNYLYFIHCAYKVEIHAFVLMSNHFHLIVRFPENNMSEAMNYFMRETSRVISRGAGRINQTYGSRYFRSVIGKSNYLEHVYKYLYRNPVEAGLCKRVEEYSFSTLQIRLGMRRGVIPLVRDLLLEETPSATLEWLNTKPKDNDWEEIKKGLQKPQFGLPKRKSGTFIHHLEVNRF; via the coding sequence ATGCCAAGACAGAAGCAAATTTATACACCCGAATTTCCGTATCACATCACCGCTCGCTGCCATAATAAAGAATGGTTCGATCTTCCGATAGAGGAAGTCTGGACCGTCATGTCCAACTATCTTTATTTTATCCATTGTGCCTACAAAGTAGAAATTCATGCCTTTGTATTAATGAGTAATCACTTTCACCTCATTGTTCGATTTCCCGAGAATAATATGTCCGAGGCCATGAACTATTTTATGAGGGAAACGTCCCGTGTGATTTCTCGCGGAGCTGGAAGAATCAATCAAACCTATGGATCGAGATATTTTCGTTCAGTGATTGGTAAGTCGAACTACCTTGAACATGTTTATAAATATTTATATCGGAATCCCGTAGAGGCAGGTCTTTGCAAGCGCGTGGAGGAATACTCCTTTAGTACTCTGCAAATTCGACTGGGAATGAGGAGAGGAGTGATCCCTCTTGTGCGCGATCTCCTTTTAGAAGAAACCCCGAGCGCAACTTTGGAATGGTTAAATACAAAGCCTAAGGACAACGATTGGGAAGAGATCAAAAAGGGTCTCCAAAAACCTCAATTCGGACTTCCGAAAAGAAAGAGTGGAACTTTTATTCATCATTTGGAAGTGAATCGTTTTTAA
- a CDS encoding GNAT family N-acetyltransferase has protein sequence MLPKELENGFVIREVTQQELSTILRLNFDRIFKNRSNELFSSSIPDDINLKIKERANKDNRFRLRLVLFQGQEVVGWHFGYAVDAETYYMQNSAILESFRGQGLYGRLLETVLERISEEGFQVVTSSHHPNNAAVLIPKLKAGFIINSVQFHEKFRFLVDLKYFFCPNRRKAFGKNIGLDL, from the coding sequence ATGCTACCGAAAGAACTAGAAAACGGATTTGTTATTCGAGAAGTTACACAGCAAGAGCTATCGACGATCCTAAGATTGAATTTTGACCGCATTTTTAAGAATCGCTCCAATGAATTATTCAGCAGTTCAATCCCCGATGACATTAATTTGAAAATAAAAGAACGGGCCAACAAGGACAATCGATTTCGACTTCGTTTAGTCTTATTTCAAGGACAAGAAGTCGTCGGTTGGCATTTCGGTTATGCCGTCGACGCTGAAACTTACTATATGCAAAATTCAGCCATCCTCGAATCTTTCCGCGGCCAAGGACTCTATGGACGCCTATTAGAAACAGTACTTGAAAGAATATCTGAAGAAGGATTTCAAGTTGTGACAAGTTCGCATCATCCCAACAATGCCGCCGTCCTGATTCCCAAACTGAAAGCGGGTTTCATAATAAACTCAGTGCAGTTCCATGAAAAATTTCGTTTTTTAGTAGATCTTAAATATTTTTTTTGCCCCAATAGACGCAAAGCTTTTGGGAAAAATATAGGTCTGGATCTATAA